A genomic window from Ignavibacteria bacterium includes:
- a CDS encoding Hsp20/alpha crystallin family protein: protein MTLVKFRPASELSNIDKKIKKFFEDFDSPFNGDWGIKPFGNNAFTPRVDVTEDNENLYVHAEVPGVDKNDIKINLVGDVLTISGEKKSEQKDEKKNYYRIERNYGAFSRSFTLPAEVIYDKISAEYKEGVLNITLPKTEEAKIVEKQIDIK, encoded by the coding sequence ATGACATTAGTAAAATTCAGACCCGCATCAGAACTTTCAAACATCGATAAGAAAATTAAAAAGTTCTTTGAAGATTTTGATTCACCTTTTAACGGTGACTGGGGCATTAAACCTTTCGGCAATAATGCATTTACACCCAGGGTTGATGTTACTGAAGATAATGAAAATTTATATGTTCATGCTGAAGTACCCGGTGTTGATAAGAATGATATTAAGATCAACCTGGTAGGCGATGTATTAACTATCAGCGGTGAAAAGAAATCAGAACAGAAAGATGAAAAGAAAAATTACTACAGGATAGAAAGAAATTACGGAGCGTTTTCAAGAAGCTTCACACTTCCGGCTGAAGTAATTTATGACAAGATTTCTGCTGAATATAAAGAAGGTGTTTTGAACATTACTCTTCCTAAAACAGAAGAGGCAAAAATAGTTGAAAAACAGATCGATATAAAATAA
- a CDS encoding RidA family protein, which yields MQKNIIYSKNAPEPIGPYSQAIKLTMDSGKILYTSGQVAIDPKTGNFISGGIKEQTRQVIENLKALLNEAGTELNKVIKTTVFLKDMNDFTVMNEIYSEYFGDSKPARSTVEVARLPKDALVEIEVIAVI from the coding sequence ATGCAAAAAAATATTATATATAGTAAAAATGCACCCGAGCCAATTGGTCCTTATTCACAGGCAATTAAATTAACGATGGATTCAGGTAAAATACTTTATACATCAGGGCAGGTTGCAATTGATCCGAAAACCGGAAATTTCATTTCCGGTGGAATAAAAGAACAAACAAGGCAGGTTATTGAAAACCTTAAGGCTTTGCTAAATGAAGCAGGTACAGAGTTAAATAAAGTGATAAAAACAACAGTTTTTTTAAAAGATATGAACGATTTTACTGTTATGAATGAAATTTACTCTGAATACTTCGGAGATTCAAAACCTGCACGTTCAACAGTTGAAGTGGCCAGGCTTCCTAAGGATGCATTGGTTGAGATCGAAGTTATTGCTGTTATATAA